The following are encoded in a window of Bacteroidota bacterium genomic DNA:
- a CDS encoding 3-hydroxyanthranilate 3,4-dioxygenase: MSVQHPFNIKKWIDENRPLLKPPVGNKQIWENAEFIVMVVGGPNSRKDYHYNESEEFFYQLEGDVKVRIQEEGKAITIPINEGDIFLLPPMIPHSPIRGEGTVGLVIERKRRAGEKDGLLWFCEKCNHKLYEEYFEMTNIMTQFQGVFKNFYGSQENRTCKKCGTIMEPPK, encoded by the coding sequence ATGAGTGTACAACACCCTTTTAATATAAAAAAATGGATTGATGAAAATCGTCCTCTGTTAAAGCCTCCAGTTGGCAATAAGCAAATATGGGAAAATGCTGAATTTATTGTAATGGTAGTAGGTGGACCTAATTCCCGTAAAGATTATCATTACAATGAAAGTGAAGAGTTTTTCTATCAACTTGAGGGCGATGTAAAAGTGCGCATTCAAGAAGAGGGCAAGGCCATAACAATTCCAATTAATGAAGGTGATATTTTTCTGCTTCCTCCCATGATCCCGCATTCCCCAATAAGAGGAGAAGGTACAGTTGGGCTGGTAATAGAAAGAAAAAGACGTGCCGGAGAAAAGGATGGATTGTTATGGTTTTGTGAAAAATGCAATCATAAACTATACGAAGAGTATTTTGAGATGACTAACATTATGACTCAATTTCAAGGAGTTTTCAAGAATTTTTACGGGAGCCAGGAAAATAGAACCTGTAAAAAATGCGGAACAATAATGGAACCACCAAAATAG
- a CDS encoding SDR family oxidoreductase yields the protein MNLDLTNKHAIVCGSTQGIGKAVAMELARMGANVVLVARNIDNLTATKSELDTSKGQLHNVICADFSFPEDLKIKMEQYITMHKEVDILVNNTGGPSGGPIVDAKTEDFIKTFSNHLLCNHILVQSVVESMKNKGSGRIINIISTSVKQPLKGLGVSNTIRAAVANWAKTLSLELAPFGITVNNVLPGATNTVRLSSLLQAKALKTGHSIEFLKDEMIKEIPAGRFAEAHEIANAVAFLASPAAAYINGVNIPVDGGRTGCL from the coding sequence ATGAATCTTGATCTTACAAACAAACATGCTATTGTATGTGGAAGCACGCAGGGAATAGGCAAAGCAGTTGCTATGGAATTAGCAAGAATGGGAGCCAATGTAGTTCTTGTTGCACGTAATATTGATAATTTAACCGCTACAAAATCAGAATTAGATACTTCTAAGGGTCAGTTACATAATGTGATTTGTGCTGATTTTTCTTTTCCTGAAGATTTAAAAATCAAAATGGAGCAATATATAACAATGCATAAAGAAGTAGATATCCTTGTAAATAACACAGGAGGGCCTTCGGGAGGGCCAATTGTAGATGCCAAAACAGAAGATTTCATAAAAACATTTTCAAATCATCTCCTTTGTAACCACATTCTTGTTCAATCCGTTGTTGAAAGCATGAAAAACAAAGGTTCTGGAAGGATTATAAATATTATTTCAACTTCTGTAAAACAACCCTTAAAAGGACTTGGAGTTTCCAATACCATAAGGGCTGCTGTTGCAAATTGGGCTAAAACATTATCCCTGGAATTGGCTCCTTTTGGTATAACTGTAAACAACGTACTTCCAGGTGCCACCAATACTGTTAGGTTATCCTCTCTTCTTCAGGCAAAAGCACTAAAAACAGGACATTCCATTGAATTTTTAAAAGATGAGATGATAAAAGAAATTCCTGCAGGCCGTTTTGCTGAAGCCCATGAAATTGCAAATGCAGTGGCTTTCCTTGCCTCTCCTGCTGCAGCTTATATTAATGGGGTTAATATTCCTGTTGATGGAGGAAGAACTGGATGTCTTTAA